The proteins below come from a single Alnus glutinosa chromosome 9, dhAlnGlut1.1, whole genome shotgun sequence genomic window:
- the LOC133878512 gene encoding disease resistance protein RPV1-like isoform X1, with protein sequence MGQSFSAIRQSLNRKRKREPESEDQNEARKVLVVQDPNNDVQSKSTTRSTSSSMATPTLPSSSESRWDQDVFLSFRGEDSRKNFTDHLYSALVQVGIRTFRDSEKLPRGENISIELLNAIRGSRISIVVFSKGYASSRWCLDELVEIVNCKNTIGHTLLPIFYHLDPSDVRKKTGTFAEAFARHEEQFPTDMERVQRWRVALTEAANCSGWDLESVADGYESRFIKNIVEEVLCKVNPACFDVAKHPIGIDSHVEEMKVLLNLGTSDVRIVGIYGMGGIGKTTLANAVYNKICIAFEGNSFLSNIKENYEKPNDLVRLQEQLLYDILKTNLKIDNVNRGIMLIKERLHHKRVLVILDDVDDFERLHVLVEKQWFGPGSRIIVTTRDEHLLSQLEVDEKYKVRELNHLESLQLFSWHAFEMANPIGDYSELSIEAVNYAGGLPLALVVLGSFLKRRSIIQWKSELEKLRRTPHDKIQKILRISFDSLDGDTKDVFLDIACFFVGMDKEYVIKILDGCNFSPGIGIPILIQRSLVTIDCQNKLKMHNLISDMGREIVREESPKYPGKRSRLWFHRDVLNVLHKHTGSKPVEGLILNLPVLEDVLLETKAFTKMKNLRLLQINDVHLIGSYEHLCGELKWLCWHKCPLKFLPHNFHLENLVILDMQHSNVKEVWKKKKIFNNLKVLNLSNSKCLTKSPNFSQVPQLEILILEGCTNLVQVHKSIGHLKRLVLLNLKNCTNLKDLPRSICNLKSLETLDFSGCSVLEKLPMHWGNMMGLTKPVIDQIVIKKLPSSFGLFKNLKTVSLYGCSSLTKLPSFVQAPHLESLVLEGCTSLVEIHESIGHLKRLILLDLQRCENLRNLPNNISNLESLETLDLSECFNLEKLPEQLGNMTALTELYVDNTAIKQLPSTFSLLNNLETLSLRGCECLIELPEFLQTSRLETLILEDCTSLVEVHKSIGLLKRLVCLSLGGCKKLRNLPSSISNLKLLETLVLSDCLELDKLPEQLGNMEALKELLAERTAIEQLPSSFGLLRNLRIVLLSGCGGPSSSWISLKSSNCINLLVSIFGLCSLTKLDLSDRNLSEDEFPIELGCLSSLRELVLSRNNFRNLPSCINGLPRLLNLFLNECTTLQSISLPISVQLLEANGCRSLENILILTSESSGSFYLNNCHKLVELQSLKSLQSASNVLMGSCNNLAHDFRKSVLQVLCKIKRNHHYFGTNLGSLCLPGSEIPNWFSHQTIGSLISFRVPSFLDGKIGKVLVCVVYAAKKEEARLLDLDGWFNWTFCNKTRNPQESYGIESRNCYFDSFEDHVFVAMMQFHHINLEMKSGDEIELSVDLGDQSEVKKCQILVKKCGIHLLVDEPNAIDEDESALLHI encoded by the exons ATGGGCCAAAGCTTCAGTGCGATTCGACAAAGCTTAAATCGGAAGCGGAAGCGGGAGCCAGAATCCGAGGACCAGAACGAGGCTCGCAAGGTTCTCGTCGTCCAAGATCCAAACAACGACG TCCAATCAAAATCAACCACAAGAAGCACCTCGTCTTCCATGGCTACTCCAACCCTTCCATCATCTTCTGAATCTCGTTGGGATCAAGATGTCTTTCTGAGTTTTAGAGGTGAAGACAGTCGCAAGAACTTCACTGATCACCTCTACTCCGCCTTGGTTCAAGTCGGAATTCGCACCTTCCGAGACAGCGAGAAGCTTCCAAGAGGGGAGAACATATCTATCGAACTTCTCAATGCGATTCGAGGATCAAGGATTTCCATTGTTGTTTTCTCCAAAGGCTATGCTTCTTCTAGGTGGTGCCTTGATGAGCTTGTGGAGATCGTGAACTGTAAGAATACTATAGGCCACACTCTTCTTCCGATATTTTATCATTTGGACCCCTCTGATGTTCGAAAAAAGACTGGAACTTTTGCAGAAGCATTTGCTAGGCATGAAGAGCAGTTTCCTACTGATATGGAGAGGGTGCAAAGGTGGAGAGTAGCTCTTACTGAAGCTGCGAATTGTTCCGGCTGGGATCTTGAGAGCGTTGCAGATGG GTATGAATCAAGATTCATCAAAAACATTGTTGAAGAAGTTTTGTGTAAAGTGAATCCCGCTTGCTTCGATGTCGCCAAACACCCAATAGGAATAGATTCTCATGTTGAAGAAATGAAAGTTCTATTAAATCTTGGAACAAGTGACGTTCGCATTGTGGGCATCTATGGGATGGGTGGAATTGGTAAAACAACCCTAGCAAATGCTGTCTACAACAAAATATGCATTGCATTTGAAGGAAATAGTTTTCTTTCaaacattaaagaaaattatgaaaagccCAATGACTTGGTTCGTTTACAAGAACAACTTCTTTATGATATCTTGAAAACGAATTTGAAGATTGACAATGTTAATAGAGGAATCATGTTGATTAAGGAAAGACTTCATCACAAAAGAGTTCTTGTTATTCTTGATGATGTGGATGACTTTGAAAGACTACACGTGTTAGTTGAAAAGCAATGGTTTGGTCCGGGAAGTAGAATCATTGTAACAACTAGAGATGAACATTTACTAAGCCAATTGGAAGTAGATGAAAAATATAAGGTCAGAGAATTGAATCATTTGGAGTCTCTTCAACTGTTTAGTTGGCATGCCTTCGAGATGGCCAATCCAATAGGAGATTACTCAGAGCTTTCAATTGAAGCAGTGAATTATGCTGGAGGACTTCCATTAGCTCTCGTGGTTTTGGGTTCTTTTCTGAAAAGAAGAAGCATTATTCAATGGAAAAGTGAATTGGAAAAATTACGAAGAACTCCACATGACAAGATTCAAAAAATACTGAGAATAAGCTTTGATTCACTCGATGGTGATACAAAGGACGTATTCCTTGATATTGCATGTTTCTTTGTCGGTATGGACAAAGAATATGTTATCAAAATACTTGATGGTTGTAATTTCTCTCCAGGGATTGGTATCCCAATTCTCATTCAGAGGTCACTTGTGACAATTGATTGCCAAAATAAGTTGAAGATGCATAATCTTATTAGTGATATGGGAAGGGAAATTGTTCGTGAAGAATCACCCAAATATCCAGGAAAACGTAGTAGGTTGTGGTTTCATAGGGATGTCTTAAATGTACTACACAAACATACG GGTTCAAAGCCAGTGGAGGGTCTCATCTTAAATCTCCCTGTACTTGAAGATGTACTTTTGGAAACTAAAGCATTTACAAAAATGAAGAATTTGAGATTACTCCAAATCAATGATGTACATCTCATAGGATCCTATGAACATCTTTGCGGAGAGCTAAAATGGCTTTGTTGGCATAAGTGCCCGCTGAAATTTCTACCACATAATTTTCATCTAGAGAACCTTGTTATTCTTGACATGCAGCATAGTAATGTCAAAGAagtttggaagaagaagaaa atatTCAACAATTTGAAGGTCCTTAATCTCAGCAATTCCAAATGTCTCACCAAATCACCAAACTTCTCACAAGTCCCACAACTGGAGATACTGATACTTGAAGGTTGTACAAACTTGGTTCAGGTTCATAAGTCCATTGGACATCTGAAAAGACTTGTtttattgaatttaaaaaattgcacGAACCTCAAGGACCTTCCAAGAAGCATTTGTAACCTAAAATCTCTTGAAACTCTTGACTTTTCTGGCTGCTCAGTACTTGAAAAATTACCGATGCATTGGGGGAATATGATGGGTTTAACGAAGCCAGTtatagaccaaattgttattaaGAAATTACCATCCTCCTTTGGTCttttcaagaatctcaaaacTGTGTCATTATATGGATGTAGTAGTCTCACTAAATTACCAAGCTTTGTACAAGCCCCACATTTGGAGAGTCTGGTACTTGAAGGTTGTACAAGCTTGGTTGAGATTCATGAGTCCATTGGACATCTAAAAAGACTTATTTTGCTGGATTTACAAAGATGCGAGAACCTTAGGAATCTTCCAAACAACATTTCTAACTTAGAATCTCTTGAAACTCTTGACTTATCTGAGTGCTTTAATCTTGAAAAGTTACCGGAGCAATTGGGAAATATGACGGCTTTAACGGAGCTATATGTGGATAACACTGCTATTAAGCAACTGCCATCCACCTTTAGCCTTTTGAATAATCTTGAAACTTTATCATTACGTGGATGTGAATGCCTCATCGAATTACCAGAGTTCTTACAAACGTCACGTCTAGAGACACTGATACTTGAAGATTGTACAAGCTTGGTTGAGGTTCACAAGTCTATCGGACTTCTAAAAAGACTTGTTTGCCTAAGTTTAGGAGGATGCAAGAAGCTTAGGAATCTTCCAAGTAGCATTTCTAACTTAAAACTTCTTGAAACTCTTGTGTTGTCTGACTGCTTAGAACTTGACAAGTTACCAGAACAATTGGGGAATATGGAGGCTTTAAAGGAGCTACTTGCAGAAAGAACTGCTATTGAGCAACTACCCTCCTCCTTTGGTCTTTTGAGAAATCTCAGAATTGTACTATTATCTGGATGTGGAGGACCATCCTCATCATGGATATCACTCAAAAGCTCCAACTGCATAAATTTGTTAGTTTCCATTTTTGGATTATGTTCATTGACAAAACTAGATCTCAGTGACCGCAATTTGTCTGAAGATGAGTTTCCCATTGAACTTGGATGTTTATCTTCTCTCAGAGAATTGGTTTTATCAAGAAACAATTTTCGTAACCTACCTAGTTGCATCAACGGCCTTCCTcgattgttgaatttgtttcTGAATGAGTGTACAACTCTCCAATCAATCTCACTCCCTATCAGTGTACAACTTTTGGAAGCAAATGGCTGCAGATCATTGGAAAACATCTTAATTTTGACAAGCGAGAGTTCAGGATCTTTTTACCTTAATAATTGCCACAAACTGGTTGAGCTTCAAAGTTTGAAGAGTTTGCAATCTGCATCAAATGTTCTCATGGGGAGTTGCAACAATCTAGCACATGATTTTAGGAAGAGTGTTCTCCAGGTTCTGTGCAAGATTAAGAGGAATCATCACTATTTTGGGACTAACCTCGGTTCCCTATGCCTCCCCGGAAGTGAGATTCCAAATTGGTTTAGCCATCAGACAATCGGTTCTTTAATATCCTTTCGTGTACCTTCCTTTTTGGATGGTAAAATCGGCAAGGTGCTTGTTTGCGTTGTTTATGCAGCAAAAAAGGAAGAAGCCAGACTGTTAGATCTAGACGGTTGGTTCAACTGGACATTCTGTAATAAAACTAGAAATCCCCAAGAGTCCTACGGGATAGAGTCCAGAAACTGCTATTTTGATAGCTTTGAAGATCATGTATTTGTAGCCATGATGCAATTTCATCATATTAATCTTGAGATGAAAAGTGGAGACGAAATAGAACTGTCTGTTGATCTTGGGGACCAGAGTGAAGTGAAGAAGTGTCAAATACTAGTGAAGAAGTGTGGAATTCATCTCCTAGTTGATGAGCCAAATGCTATAGATGAAGATGAAAGTGCGCTCCTACACATCTGA
- the LOC133878512 gene encoding disease resistance protein RPV1-like isoform X2, translated as MATPTLPSSSESRWDQDVFLSFRGEDSRKNFTDHLYSALVQVGIRTFRDSEKLPRGENISIELLNAIRGSRISIVVFSKGYASSRWCLDELVEIVNCKNTIGHTLLPIFYHLDPSDVRKKTGTFAEAFARHEEQFPTDMERVQRWRVALTEAANCSGWDLESVADGYESRFIKNIVEEVLCKVNPACFDVAKHPIGIDSHVEEMKVLLNLGTSDVRIVGIYGMGGIGKTTLANAVYNKICIAFEGNSFLSNIKENYEKPNDLVRLQEQLLYDILKTNLKIDNVNRGIMLIKERLHHKRVLVILDDVDDFERLHVLVEKQWFGPGSRIIVTTRDEHLLSQLEVDEKYKVRELNHLESLQLFSWHAFEMANPIGDYSELSIEAVNYAGGLPLALVVLGSFLKRRSIIQWKSELEKLRRTPHDKIQKILRISFDSLDGDTKDVFLDIACFFVGMDKEYVIKILDGCNFSPGIGIPILIQRSLVTIDCQNKLKMHNLISDMGREIVREESPKYPGKRSRLWFHRDVLNVLHKHTGSKPVEGLILNLPVLEDVLLETKAFTKMKNLRLLQINDVHLIGSYEHLCGELKWLCWHKCPLKFLPHNFHLENLVILDMQHSNVKEVWKKKKIFNNLKVLNLSNSKCLTKSPNFSQVPQLEILILEGCTNLVQVHKSIGHLKRLVLLNLKNCTNLKDLPRSICNLKSLETLDFSGCSVLEKLPMHWGNMMGLTKPVIDQIVIKKLPSSFGLFKNLKTVSLYGCSSLTKLPSFVQAPHLESLVLEGCTSLVEIHESIGHLKRLILLDLQRCENLRNLPNNISNLESLETLDLSECFNLEKLPEQLGNMTALTELYVDNTAIKQLPSTFSLLNNLETLSLRGCECLIELPEFLQTSRLETLILEDCTSLVEVHKSIGLLKRLVCLSLGGCKKLRNLPSSISNLKLLETLVLSDCLELDKLPEQLGNMEALKELLAERTAIEQLPSSFGLLRNLRIVLLSGCGGPSSSWISLKSSNCINLLVSIFGLCSLTKLDLSDRNLSEDEFPIELGCLSSLRELVLSRNNFRNLPSCINGLPRLLNLFLNECTTLQSISLPISVQLLEANGCRSLENILILTSESSGSFYLNNCHKLVELQSLKSLQSASNVLMGSCNNLAHDFRKSVLQVLCKIKRNHHYFGTNLGSLCLPGSEIPNWFSHQTIGSLISFRVPSFLDGKIGKVLVCVVYAAKKEEARLLDLDGWFNWTFCNKTRNPQESYGIESRNCYFDSFEDHVFVAMMQFHHINLEMKSGDEIELSVDLGDQSEVKKCQILVKKCGIHLLVDEPNAIDEDESALLHI; from the exons ATGGCTACTCCAACCCTTCCATCATCTTCTGAATCTCGTTGGGATCAAGATGTCTTTCTGAGTTTTAGAGGTGAAGACAGTCGCAAGAACTTCACTGATCACCTCTACTCCGCCTTGGTTCAAGTCGGAATTCGCACCTTCCGAGACAGCGAGAAGCTTCCAAGAGGGGAGAACATATCTATCGAACTTCTCAATGCGATTCGAGGATCAAGGATTTCCATTGTTGTTTTCTCCAAAGGCTATGCTTCTTCTAGGTGGTGCCTTGATGAGCTTGTGGAGATCGTGAACTGTAAGAATACTATAGGCCACACTCTTCTTCCGATATTTTATCATTTGGACCCCTCTGATGTTCGAAAAAAGACTGGAACTTTTGCAGAAGCATTTGCTAGGCATGAAGAGCAGTTTCCTACTGATATGGAGAGGGTGCAAAGGTGGAGAGTAGCTCTTACTGAAGCTGCGAATTGTTCCGGCTGGGATCTTGAGAGCGTTGCAGATGG GTATGAATCAAGATTCATCAAAAACATTGTTGAAGAAGTTTTGTGTAAAGTGAATCCCGCTTGCTTCGATGTCGCCAAACACCCAATAGGAATAGATTCTCATGTTGAAGAAATGAAAGTTCTATTAAATCTTGGAACAAGTGACGTTCGCATTGTGGGCATCTATGGGATGGGTGGAATTGGTAAAACAACCCTAGCAAATGCTGTCTACAACAAAATATGCATTGCATTTGAAGGAAATAGTTTTCTTTCaaacattaaagaaaattatgaaaagccCAATGACTTGGTTCGTTTACAAGAACAACTTCTTTATGATATCTTGAAAACGAATTTGAAGATTGACAATGTTAATAGAGGAATCATGTTGATTAAGGAAAGACTTCATCACAAAAGAGTTCTTGTTATTCTTGATGATGTGGATGACTTTGAAAGACTACACGTGTTAGTTGAAAAGCAATGGTTTGGTCCGGGAAGTAGAATCATTGTAACAACTAGAGATGAACATTTACTAAGCCAATTGGAAGTAGATGAAAAATATAAGGTCAGAGAATTGAATCATTTGGAGTCTCTTCAACTGTTTAGTTGGCATGCCTTCGAGATGGCCAATCCAATAGGAGATTACTCAGAGCTTTCAATTGAAGCAGTGAATTATGCTGGAGGACTTCCATTAGCTCTCGTGGTTTTGGGTTCTTTTCTGAAAAGAAGAAGCATTATTCAATGGAAAAGTGAATTGGAAAAATTACGAAGAACTCCACATGACAAGATTCAAAAAATACTGAGAATAAGCTTTGATTCACTCGATGGTGATACAAAGGACGTATTCCTTGATATTGCATGTTTCTTTGTCGGTATGGACAAAGAATATGTTATCAAAATACTTGATGGTTGTAATTTCTCTCCAGGGATTGGTATCCCAATTCTCATTCAGAGGTCACTTGTGACAATTGATTGCCAAAATAAGTTGAAGATGCATAATCTTATTAGTGATATGGGAAGGGAAATTGTTCGTGAAGAATCACCCAAATATCCAGGAAAACGTAGTAGGTTGTGGTTTCATAGGGATGTCTTAAATGTACTACACAAACATACG GGTTCAAAGCCAGTGGAGGGTCTCATCTTAAATCTCCCTGTACTTGAAGATGTACTTTTGGAAACTAAAGCATTTACAAAAATGAAGAATTTGAGATTACTCCAAATCAATGATGTACATCTCATAGGATCCTATGAACATCTTTGCGGAGAGCTAAAATGGCTTTGTTGGCATAAGTGCCCGCTGAAATTTCTACCACATAATTTTCATCTAGAGAACCTTGTTATTCTTGACATGCAGCATAGTAATGTCAAAGAagtttggaagaagaagaaa atatTCAACAATTTGAAGGTCCTTAATCTCAGCAATTCCAAATGTCTCACCAAATCACCAAACTTCTCACAAGTCCCACAACTGGAGATACTGATACTTGAAGGTTGTACAAACTTGGTTCAGGTTCATAAGTCCATTGGACATCTGAAAAGACTTGTtttattgaatttaaaaaattgcacGAACCTCAAGGACCTTCCAAGAAGCATTTGTAACCTAAAATCTCTTGAAACTCTTGACTTTTCTGGCTGCTCAGTACTTGAAAAATTACCGATGCATTGGGGGAATATGATGGGTTTAACGAAGCCAGTtatagaccaaattgttattaaGAAATTACCATCCTCCTTTGGTCttttcaagaatctcaaaacTGTGTCATTATATGGATGTAGTAGTCTCACTAAATTACCAAGCTTTGTACAAGCCCCACATTTGGAGAGTCTGGTACTTGAAGGTTGTACAAGCTTGGTTGAGATTCATGAGTCCATTGGACATCTAAAAAGACTTATTTTGCTGGATTTACAAAGATGCGAGAACCTTAGGAATCTTCCAAACAACATTTCTAACTTAGAATCTCTTGAAACTCTTGACTTATCTGAGTGCTTTAATCTTGAAAAGTTACCGGAGCAATTGGGAAATATGACGGCTTTAACGGAGCTATATGTGGATAACACTGCTATTAAGCAACTGCCATCCACCTTTAGCCTTTTGAATAATCTTGAAACTTTATCATTACGTGGATGTGAATGCCTCATCGAATTACCAGAGTTCTTACAAACGTCACGTCTAGAGACACTGATACTTGAAGATTGTACAAGCTTGGTTGAGGTTCACAAGTCTATCGGACTTCTAAAAAGACTTGTTTGCCTAAGTTTAGGAGGATGCAAGAAGCTTAGGAATCTTCCAAGTAGCATTTCTAACTTAAAACTTCTTGAAACTCTTGTGTTGTCTGACTGCTTAGAACTTGACAAGTTACCAGAACAATTGGGGAATATGGAGGCTTTAAAGGAGCTACTTGCAGAAAGAACTGCTATTGAGCAACTACCCTCCTCCTTTGGTCTTTTGAGAAATCTCAGAATTGTACTATTATCTGGATGTGGAGGACCATCCTCATCATGGATATCACTCAAAAGCTCCAACTGCATAAATTTGTTAGTTTCCATTTTTGGATTATGTTCATTGACAAAACTAGATCTCAGTGACCGCAATTTGTCTGAAGATGAGTTTCCCATTGAACTTGGATGTTTATCTTCTCTCAGAGAATTGGTTTTATCAAGAAACAATTTTCGTAACCTACCTAGTTGCATCAACGGCCTTCCTcgattgttgaatttgtttcTGAATGAGTGTACAACTCTCCAATCAATCTCACTCCCTATCAGTGTACAACTTTTGGAAGCAAATGGCTGCAGATCATTGGAAAACATCTTAATTTTGACAAGCGAGAGTTCAGGATCTTTTTACCTTAATAATTGCCACAAACTGGTTGAGCTTCAAAGTTTGAAGAGTTTGCAATCTGCATCAAATGTTCTCATGGGGAGTTGCAACAATCTAGCACATGATTTTAGGAAGAGTGTTCTCCAGGTTCTGTGCAAGATTAAGAGGAATCATCACTATTTTGGGACTAACCTCGGTTCCCTATGCCTCCCCGGAAGTGAGATTCCAAATTGGTTTAGCCATCAGACAATCGGTTCTTTAATATCCTTTCGTGTACCTTCCTTTTTGGATGGTAAAATCGGCAAGGTGCTTGTTTGCGTTGTTTATGCAGCAAAAAAGGAAGAAGCCAGACTGTTAGATCTAGACGGTTGGTTCAACTGGACATTCTGTAATAAAACTAGAAATCCCCAAGAGTCCTACGGGATAGAGTCCAGAAACTGCTATTTTGATAGCTTTGAAGATCATGTATTTGTAGCCATGATGCAATTTCATCATATTAATCTTGAGATGAAAAGTGGAGACGAAATAGAACTGTCTGTTGATCTTGGGGACCAGAGTGAAGTGAAGAAGTGTCAAATACTAGTGAAGAAGTGTGGAATTCATCTCCTAGTTGATGAGCCAAATGCTATAGATGAAGATGAAAGTGCGCTCCTACACATCTGA